The following proteins are encoded in a genomic region of Desulfosoma sp.:
- a CDS encoding DUF554 domain-containing protein, with amino-acid sequence MLGTTLNVTTVIAGGLIGSMLGARLPEKTRHTVMNGLGLVTVVVGIQMALQTQNILIVLGGVLLGGLLGEGLRLQNGLEKLGGFLQNIFKSKSSSSLSEGFVTASLVFCVGPMAILGSIQDGLGGDFRLLAVKSMLDGFAAMAFSATLGWGVILSAGSVFTFQGSITLMASVLDRLLSTNMITEMSATGGLLIMAIGLKLLGIKDVRVANFLPALAVAPAIVSLIPWIKSWWPI; translated from the coding sequence ATGCTGGGGACGACGCTCAATGTGACCACGGTGATTGCCGGCGGCCTGATTGGCAGCATGCTTGGAGCTCGCTTACCGGAAAAAACACGGCATACCGTCATGAACGGGCTTGGCCTGGTCACCGTGGTTGTGGGAATTCAGATGGCTTTGCAGACGCAGAACATTTTGATTGTTCTAGGAGGTGTCTTGCTGGGCGGTCTCTTGGGGGAAGGGCTTCGTCTTCAAAACGGCTTGGAAAAGCTCGGGGGATTCCTGCAGAATATTTTCAAGTCCAAGTCTTCATCATCCTTGAGTGAAGGTTTTGTCACGGCAAGCCTGGTCTTTTGTGTGGGCCCTATGGCTATTCTCGGATCCATTCAGGATGGCCTCGGCGGCGATTTCAGGCTTTTGGCTGTCAAATCCATGCTGGATGGGTTCGCAGCCATGGCTTTTTCAGCCACTCTAGGCTGGGGTGTCATCTTGTCGGCTGGCAGCGTGTTTACTTTTCAAGGCTCCATAACCCTCATGGCCTCGGTTTTGGATCGTCTGCTGTCTACGAACATGATCACGGAGATGTCTGCGACCGGTGGGTTGCTCATCATGGCCATCGGATTGAAGCTCCTGGGCATCAAGGATGTTCGAGTGGCCAATTTTCTTCCGGCATTGGCCGTGGCGCCGGCTATTGTTTCCCTCATACCCTGGATCAAGTCGTGGTGGCCGATTTGA
- the thrC gene encoding threonine synthase, whose protein sequence is MKILDFPDTIRDLIVPKVSGTYVYRCLACQATFDVGRLLYTCPECRSVLMIEDEDWDRLKQTPGPQWRRIFDYRAMLNEPSLKGIYRFHELLGSILPLEAVIYLGEGHTPVVQANGRMRDWAGRPFFFKNDGQNPSASFKDRGMASAFSYLQYLMKTRGMRNVLAVCASTGDTSAAAALYASYFVEGVRSAVLLPHGKVTPQQLGQPLGSGARVIEIPGVFDDCMKIVEYLSERYPVALMNSKNAWRILGQESYSYEIAQAFDYDVERLVVVVPIGNAGNITAVMAGFLKLYDLGIIPALPRILGVQSEHANPVYLYYEQADPQKRVFRPVTVKPSVAQAAMIGNPVSMPRVIRLVEQFRNVAGGDAVQVVQVSEQEIMDAMLLANRNGHIACTQGGECLAGFHRAVEQGRVPKGFVGVLDATAHALKFAGFQEKYFEDRFEPEFHVVPKESLRNRPVLVTPGPGVPCPEPGKSMSPKDFQSFVASTAQAVAALLGLSQDT, encoded by the coding sequence ATGAAGATTTTGGATTTTCCCGATACCATTCGAGATCTTATTGTTCCAAAGGTCTCCGGAACCTACGTGTACCGATGCCTGGCATGTCAGGCGACATTTGACGTAGGTCGGCTGCTTTACACCTGTCCGGAGTGCCGAAGTGTCTTGATGATTGAAGACGAGGATTGGGATCGCCTTAAACAAACCCCCGGACCTCAGTGGCGGCGCATCTTTGATTATCGGGCCATGCTCAATGAGCCGTCCCTAAAAGGCATCTACCGATTCCATGAGCTTTTGGGCTCCATTTTACCCCTTGAGGCGGTGATTTACTTGGGTGAAGGACACACGCCTGTGGTTCAGGCCAACGGACGCATGCGGGACTGGGCTGGCCGACCTTTCTTTTTCAAAAATGACGGGCAAAATCCCAGCGCTTCCTTCAAGGACCGCGGTATGGCCAGTGCCTTCAGTTATTTGCAGTATCTTATGAAAACCCGAGGGATGCGAAACGTCTTGGCCGTGTGCGCTTCCACCGGGGACACTTCCGCAGCCGCCGCGCTGTACGCTTCCTATTTCGTGGAAGGCGTACGTTCCGCGGTGCTTTTGCCTCACGGTAAGGTCACTCCCCAGCAACTGGGTCAGCCCTTGGGGAGCGGCGCCCGTGTCATCGAAATCCCAGGCGTTTTTGATGACTGCATGAAGATCGTCGAATACCTTTCGGAACGTTACCCGGTGGCTTTGATGAATTCCAAAAATGCTTGGCGCATTTTAGGGCAGGAATCCTACAGTTACGAGATCGCTCAGGCGTTTGACTACGACGTGGAACGTCTCGTGGTCGTGGTTCCCATCGGTAATGCGGGAAACATTACGGCGGTCATGGCTGGTTTCCTGAAACTATACGATCTGGGCATTATTCCAGCCCTTCCGAGGATTCTTGGAGTCCAGTCTGAACATGCCAACCCTGTGTATCTGTACTACGAGCAGGCGGACCCTCAAAAGCGCGTTTTTAGGCCTGTAACGGTTAAGCCGAGCGTGGCTCAGGCGGCCATGATCGGTAATCCCGTGTCCATGCCTCGAGTCATTCGGCTGGTGGAGCAATTCCGGAATGTTGCCGGTGGAGATGCGGTCCAGGTCGTTCAGGTGAGCGAACAAGAAATCATGGATGCCATGCTTTTGGCGAATCGAAACGGTCATATCGCCTGTACGCAGGGTGGAGAATGCCTGGCGGGATTTCACCGAGCCGTGGAACAAGGGCGTGTGCCGAAAGGTTTTGTGGGGGTGTTGGATGCAACGGCTCATGCTTTGAAGTTTGCAGGATTCCAGGAAAAATATTTCGAAGACCGCTTCGAACCGGAATTTCACGTGGTGCCCAAAGAATCCTTACGGAATCGGCCGGTTCTTGTGACCCCAGGGCCGGGCGTGCCGTGTCCCGAGCCGGGCAAGTCCATGAGTCCCAAAGATTTTCAGTCCTTTGTGGCCTCGACGGCTCAGGCCGTAGCGGCTCTTCTTGGCTTAAGCCAAGATACCTAG
- a CDS encoding gamma carbonic anhydrase family protein produces MSSAGKETCHAAPNLGVSGLVKSRAEGILSYKGIFPTLGQDVFIAPGAWVIGDVHVGDRTSIWFNTVVRGDVNFIRIGCDTNIQDNVTLHVTGKKFPLFIGDRVTVGHQAVVHGCVVEDECLIGMGAIVLDGARIGKGSIVAAGAVVSPGTEVPPGSVVMGIPAEVKKTLTEEEKERIRETAAHYVKLARRYMEDEGLSKERPIKGFLG; encoded by the coding sequence ATGTCGAGCGCCGGGAAAGAAACCTGTCACGCCGCTCCGAACCTTGGAGTATCCGGATTGGTGAAATCTCGTGCTGAAGGTATCCTTTCCTATAAGGGAATTTTTCCCACGTTGGGACAGGACGTCTTTATCGCTCCAGGAGCGTGGGTGATCGGGGATGTGCATGTTGGGGATCGGACCAGTATCTGGTTCAACACGGTCGTGCGTGGAGATGTGAATTTCATTCGCATCGGGTGTGACACCAACATTCAAGACAACGTCACCTTGCATGTGACGGGAAAAAAGTTTCCCTTGTTCATTGGGGATCGCGTGACAGTAGGACATCAGGCCGTGGTCCATGGCTGTGTTGTGGAAGACGAGTGTCTTATCGGCATGGGCGCTATCGTTTTAGATGGGGCTCGCATCGGCAAAGGATCCATCGTGGCGGCTGGTGCCGTAGTCAGCCCGGGGACAGAGGTGCCGCCGGGAAGCGTGGTCATGGGAATTCCCGCCGAGGTCAAAAAAACACTCACGGAAGAAGAAAAGGAGAGAATTCGGGAAACGGCCGCCCATTATGTGAAATTGGCTCGGCGTTACATGGAGGACGAGGGGTTATCCAAGGAACGGCCGATCAAGGGTTTTTTGGGATAA
- a CDS encoding OFA family MFS transporter, with product MADKVPGRAWVVTFAGTAINLCLGILYAWSVWAKELINEKMVGQPMTGLNEGWSYLNNAQASVPFSLCVIIFALLMIPGGRIQDKFGPKVGATTGGLFLAAGCLLSGYLKSYTGLIIGFGVLGGIGMGIGYAAPTPAALKWFGPHKRGLIAGLVVGGYGGAALYVSPLAAYLIKSGGLTYSFYFLGIMFAAVTIIAGQLLAWPPPGYVPPAPPVKAGPTPSITKVDWVASDMVKTWQFYALVFMFIGTTQSGLLIIANAAKILAEAAKESPFFAANAWILASYGGLVNALGRVGTGLYSDKIGRANAYTVNCLVSALCLFALPAIVASKNLFFLFLAVGIAYWQYGGGLALMPSFTADFYGPKNLGFNYGLVFIGWGLGFFMARLGGTIKDITGSLNWAFYLSGLVLVIAVIVCRLTKRPMAVGETH from the coding sequence ATGGCGGATAAAGTTCCAGGAAGAGCGTGGGTGGTCACGTTTGCAGGAACCGCCATTAACCTGTGTTTGGGTATCCTTTATGCCTGGAGTGTTTGGGCGAAGGAACTTATCAACGAGAAGATGGTCGGACAGCCGATGACCGGCCTCAACGAGGGCTGGTCTTATCTCAACAACGCTCAGGCATCCGTGCCGTTTTCCTTGTGCGTTATTATCTTTGCGCTTTTAATGATCCCCGGGGGGCGCATTCAGGATAAGTTCGGCCCAAAGGTTGGAGCCACCACAGGAGGTTTGTTCCTTGCGGCAGGATGCCTTTTGTCCGGGTATCTGAAATCTTACACAGGCCTCATTATTGGTTTCGGCGTCTTGGGCGGTATCGGCATGGGCATTGGTTATGCCGCTCCGACCCCGGCAGCTCTTAAATGGTTCGGTCCGCATAAGCGTGGCCTCATTGCAGGCTTGGTGGTAGGCGGCTACGGCGGCGCAGCCCTGTACGTATCTCCTTTGGCGGCCTACCTGATCAAATCGGGCGGTCTAACCTACAGCTTTTACTTTCTGGGCATTATGTTTGCGGCGGTTACCATCATTGCCGGTCAGCTTCTGGCCTGGCCCCCTCCCGGCTATGTGCCTCCGGCGCCTCCTGTGAAAGCCGGCCCGACCCCTAGCATCACGAAAGTGGATTGGGTGGCAAGCGACATGGTGAAGACGTGGCAGTTCTATGCGCTGGTTTTCATGTTCATCGGCACGACTCAATCGGGTCTTCTCATCATCGCCAATGCAGCGAAGATCCTTGCAGAAGCAGCCAAAGAAAGTCCGTTTTTTGCTGCTAACGCCTGGATTCTGGCTTCCTACGGTGGCCTTGTGAACGCCTTGGGACGTGTGGGAACAGGTCTGTATTCGGATAAAATTGGACGAGCCAATGCTTACACCGTCAACTGTCTTGTGTCCGCCTTGTGCCTTTTTGCGCTGCCCGCCATCGTCGCTTCGAAGAACCTGTTCTTCTTGTTCCTCGCTGTGGGAATCGCTTACTGGCAGTATGGCGGCGGGCTAGCTTTGATGCCGTCCTTTACGGCGGACTTTTATGGTCCCAAGAACCTGGGCTTCAACTACGGTTTGGTGTTCATCGGGTGGGGTCTCGGGTTCTTTATGGCTCGGCTGGGCGGGACCATCAAAGACATTACCGGAAGCCTCAATTGGGCTTTCTATCTCTCCGGTCTTGTTTTGGTCATCGCCGTCATTGTGTGCCGGCTCACGAAACGTCCTATGGCCGTCGGTGAAACACACTAA